One part of the Mycobacterium marinum genome encodes these proteins:
- a CDS encoding glycine zipper 2TM domain-containing protein — protein MTHFVVLLLALLIGVVAGLRSMTAPAVVSWAAFLSWINLHGTWASWVGNLITVVILSVLAVGELVNDKLPKTPPRTAPPVFAVRIILGAFAGAVIGTAWGYRWGGLGAGIIGAVLGTLGGYQARTKLVAARGGHDLPVALLEDSIAVLGGFAIVATVAAL, from the coding sequence GTGACGCACTTTGTTGTTCTGCTGCTGGCTCTGCTCATCGGCGTTGTCGCTGGCCTGAGGTCGATGACGGCTCCAGCCGTGGTCTCCTGGGCCGCGTTCTTGAGCTGGATCAATCTTCATGGAACATGGGCGTCCTGGGTGGGCAACCTCATCACGGTCGTCATCCTGTCGGTCCTCGCGGTTGGCGAGCTGGTCAACGACAAGCTCCCCAAGACCCCGCCGCGCACCGCGCCACCGGTGTTCGCGGTTCGAATCATCTTGGGTGCCTTCGCCGGTGCAGTCATCGGCACGGCGTGGGGTTATCGGTGGGGCGGGCTCGGGGCAGGAATCATCGGCGCCGTCCTGGGCACCCTGGGTGGCTACCAGGCGCGCACCAAGTTGGTGGCCGCGCGCGGCGGCCACGATCTGCCCGTCGCACTGCTGGAGGATTCGATCGCTGTCCTGGGTGGTTTTGCCATCGTTGCGACAGTGGCCGCCCTGTGA
- the hisG gene encoding ATP phosphoribosyltransferase, which produces MLRVAVPNKGALSEPATEILAEAGYRRRTDPKDLTVIDPANNVEFFFLRPKDIAIYVGSGQLDFGITGRDLVHDSDAQVRERLALGFGSSSFRYAGPAQRDWTMADLAGKRIATAYPNLVRKDLAAKGIEATVIRLDGAVEISVQLGVADAIADVVGSGRTLRLHNLVAFGEPLCDSEAVLIEGNGRDGAAQVEARDQLVARVQGVVFGQQYLMLDYDCPRAVLDKATLITPGLESPTIAPLADPEWVAVRALVPRRDVNGTMDELAAIGAKAILASDIRFCRF; this is translated from the coding sequence ATGTTGCGGGTGGCGGTTCCCAACAAGGGCGCCCTGAGCGAACCGGCCACGGAGATTCTGGCGGAAGCCGGCTACCGGCGGCGCACCGATCCAAAAGACCTGACGGTCATCGACCCGGCGAATAACGTCGAGTTCTTCTTCCTGCGGCCCAAAGACATCGCCATCTACGTCGGCTCGGGACAGCTCGACTTCGGGATCACCGGACGTGATCTGGTCCACGATTCCGATGCGCAGGTGCGCGAGCGCTTGGCGCTGGGATTCGGGTCGTCGAGTTTCCGCTACGCCGGCCCCGCCCAGCGAGATTGGACGATGGCCGATCTCGCTGGCAAGCGGATCGCCACCGCGTATCCGAATCTGGTCAGAAAGGATCTGGCCGCCAAGGGTATTGAAGCAACGGTGATCAGACTCGACGGGGCGGTGGAAATCTCCGTGCAGCTGGGTGTGGCCGATGCCATTGCCGATGTGGTGGGCTCGGGCCGCACCCTGCGGTTGCACAATCTCGTCGCATTCGGTGAGCCGCTGTGTGACTCGGAGGCGGTGCTGATCGAGGGGAACGGCCGCGACGGCGCGGCCCAGGTCGAGGCCCGCGATCAGCTGGTCGCCAGGGTGCAAGGCGTGGTCTTCGGCCAGCAATACCTGATGCTGGACTACGACTGCCCGCGCGCGGTGCTGGACAAGGCCACCTTGATCACCCCTGGCCTGGAGTCGCCGACCATCGCCCCACTCGCCGACCCGGAATGGGTTGCAGTGCGGGCATTGGTGCCGCGCCGCGATGTCAACGGCACCATGGACGAACTTGCCGCCATCGGGGCCAAAGCCATTCTGGCTTCCGATATCAGGTTCTGTCGGTTCTGA
- a CDS encoding phosphoribosyl-ATP diphosphatase: MKQSLAVKTFEDLFAELGDRARTRPPGSATVAALDAGVHTLGKKVLEEAGEVWLAAEHESNEALAEEISQLLYWTQVLMISRGVSLDEVYRKL, translated from the coding sequence ATGAAACAATCGCTGGCCGTGAAGACCTTCGAGGATCTGTTCGCCGAACTCGGTGACCGCGCCCGCACGCGGCCGCCCGGCAGCGCCACGGTGGCGGCGCTGGATGCCGGGGTGCATACCTTGGGTAAGAAGGTTCTGGAGGAAGCCGGCGAAGTCTGGCTGGCCGCCGAGCATGAATCCAACGAGGCGCTGGCCGAGGAGATCAGCCAGTTGCTGTACTGGACCCAGGTGTTGATGATTTCGCGCGGAGTGTCTCTCGACGAGGTGTACCGGAAGCTGTGA
- a CDS encoding PE family protein yields MWYLSVAPDELAAAATELRGVGSIVSTVNAAAAVPTTALWPAAADEVSAAIAALFSSHAQQYQSLSVQLSAYHDQFVRALGAGGASYSLAEAASASPLQQLLDLVNLPSQTLLGRPLIGDGADGTASAPNGGAGGLLYGNGGNGYDNSASAGVAGGAGGSAGLIGNGGIGGAGGALAAGGAGGTGGLLFGNGGSGGAGGLGAVGGQGGGAGALSLVGSGGDGGHGGEGTPGGSGGTGGGGGSAGLFGRGGFGGSGGTGGDGVVGSPAALDGGAGGAGGSGGRGGLFAVGGDGGHGGIGGNGARGADGVGDGESGTAGGNGGAGGAGGVGGTGILSGSDGVGGGGGNGGRGGDGIRGADGVLDGESGYLGGSGGAGGAGGAGGGGSQVGSDGVGGAGGTGGAGGHGARGADGLLDGEAGSKGGAGGGGGAGGAGGAGSQAGSDGVGGAGGHGGDGGHGAYVDGKGGGGGGAGGRGGDGGDGDTGGAAGNGGDGGEGGNAVANSGRGGGTGGAGGVGGDGGNGTNGVGGAGGHGGMGGNAGSSDAANGAVGSRGGDGGAGGKGGQGTTGGDGGNGGSAGKGGTGGSAVQTNDAGNGGDGGAGGDGGIGTLGPGGDGGAGGNGGSGGDGNTQPVGHSLGGGGGVGGNGGQGGAGGQGITGGSGGAGGSGGNGGTGGDDTENAEPSAGGAGGEGGMGGGGGDGVVGTGGMGGGGGQGGAGGDAIDSVGGIGGKGGGGADGGGGGASSTSTGGAPGGVGGDGDDGDPPTGQTGGGGGTGGGGGAPGVV; encoded by the coding sequence ATGTGGTACTTATCGGTGGCGCCGGACGAGTTGGCGGCGGCGGCAACGGAACTGCGCGGCGTCGGCTCGATTGTCAGCACGGTCAATGCGGCAGCCGCGGTTCCGACCACCGCGCTTTGGCCCGCCGCTGCCGATGAGGTCTCGGCCGCCATAGCGGCGCTGTTTTCCAGCCACGCCCAGCAATATCAATCGCTTAGTGTCCAGTTGTCGGCGTATCACGACCAATTCGTTCGAGCCCTCGGCGCCGGTGGCGCTTCTTATTCGCTCGCCGAGGCCGCCAGCGCGTCACCGCTGCAGCAGCTGCTTGACCTGGTCAACCTGCCCAGCCAGACGCTGCTCGGCCGCCCGCTGATCGGCGACGGCGCTGACGGCACCGCATCGGCCCCCAACGGAGGTGCCGGGGGTTTGCTCTACGGCAACGGGGGCAACGGCTACGACAACAGCGCAAGCGCCGGGGTTGCCGGCGGTGCCGGCGGATCTGCCGGATTGATCGGTAACGGTGGCATCGGTGGTGCCGGTGGGGCACTCGCGGCGGGAGGTGCAGGCGGGACCGGCGGGCTGCTGTTCGGCAACGGCGGGTCCGGTGGGGCCGGTGGACTGGGTGCAGTGGGCGGCCAGGGGGGTGGCGCCGGGGCGCTGTCACTGGTCGGAAGCGGTGGCGACGGTGGGCACGGCGGCGAGGGAACGCCAGGCGGATCCGGCGGCACCGGCGGCGGCGGCGGCAGTGCGGGACTGTTCGGGCGCGGTGGTTTCGGTGGGAGCGGCGGGACGGGCGGCGATGGTGTCGTGGGTAGCCCGGCCGCGCTGGACGGCGGCGCCGGTGGGGCCGGGGGATCGGGTGGCCGCGGCGGACTGTTCGCGGTGGGCGGCGATGGCGGCCACGGCGGGATCGGCGGCAACGGAGCTCGTGGCGCCGACGGGGTCGGCGATGGTGAGTCGGGCACCGCGGGCGGCAACGGCGGTGCAGGTGGTGCTGGTGGCGTGGGCGGCACCGGGATCTTGTCGGGTTCTGATGGCGTTGGCGGCGGTGGCGGTAACGGTGGTCGTGGCGGTGATGGTATTCGGGGTGCGGATGGGGTGCTCGATGGTGAGTCGGGTTACTTGGGCGGCAGCGGCGGGGCTGGCGGTGCCGGTGGTGCGGGTGGCGGCGGGAGCCAGGTGGGTTCTGATGGTGTCGGCGGCGCCGGCGGCACCGGGGGCGCCGGTGGTCACGGGGCCCGGGGCGCCGACGGCCTTCTCGATGGTGAGGCGGGCTCCAAGGGCGGCGCCGGCGGGGGTGGTGGCGCAGGCGGTGCGGGTGGCGCCGGGAGTCAGGCCGGATCCGACGGTGTCGGTGGTGCGGGTGGCCACGGCGGGGACGGCGGTCACGGCGCCTACGTCGACGGCAAAGGTGGTGGCGGCGGCGGGGCCGGTGGTCGCGGGGGCGACGGGGGTGACGGGGACACCGGTGGTGCTGCCGGCAACGGTGGCGACGGGGGCGAGGGCGGGAATGCTGTGGCCAATTCAGGGCGGGGAGGCGGGACCGGTGGAGCCGGCGGTGTCGGTGGGGACGGCGGCAACGGTACAAACGGCGTCGGGGGGGCCGGCGGTCACGGCGGGATGGGCGGCAATGCCGGCAGCAGCGACGCCGCAAATGGTGCAGTCGGGAGCCGCGGCGGTGACGGCGGTGCCGGCGGTAAGGGCGGGCAGGGCACCACCGGTGGCGACGGCGGTAACGGTGGATCCGCCGGCAAAGGCGGGACAGGGGGTTCCGCAGTTCAGACCAACGACGCGGGTAATGGCGGTGACGGCGGCGCCGGAGGCGACGGTGGCATCGGCACGCTCGGGCCCGGCGGTGACGGCGGTGCCGGCGGTAATGGCGGATCCGGCGGTGACGGCAATACCCAGCCCGTCGGCCACTCGCTCGGCGGTGGCGGTGGCGTCGGCGGCAACGGCGGACAAGGGGGTGCCGGCGGCCAGGGCATCACCGGCGGTTCCGGCGGGGCCGGCGGTTCCGGCGGAAATGGCGGCACCGGCGGGGACGACACCGAAAACGCCGAGCCCAGCGCCGGCGGCGCCGGCGGCGAGGGCGGTATGGGCGGCGGCGGCGGTGACGGAGTCGTCGGGACCGGCGGTATGGGCGGCGGCGGTGGTCAAGGCGGCGCGGGTGGCGATGCCATCGACAGCGTGGGCGGCATCGGCGGTAAGGGTGGCGGCGGTGCTGACGGCGGTGGCGGCGGCGCCAGCTCGACCAGCACTGGCGGCGCCCCAGGCGGCGTCGGCGGCGATGGTGACGACGGCGATCCCCCGACCGGCCAGACCGGCGGCGGCGGCGGTACCGGCGGTGGTGGCGGCGCGCCGGGTGTTGTCTGA
- a CDS encoding PPE domain-containing protein has protein sequence MTFPIWFALPPEVHSTLLSTGPGPSALLAAAAAWRALAAQYTDISDELTQLLAAVRTGSWDGSTAERFVAAHQPFLDWLAQAAAVANAAANAHESAAAGYTSALAAMPTLAELATNHAVHGALMATNFFGINTIPIAFNESDYMRMWVQAAITMAGYQAVSQHSVTATPRTSPSPQIMTADAAPAATSSMPDPVKIILQALQGFLNFLRNLAAETLSGPLEKFVVHVLDSFISFASGSVFKFVAYAVLDPMIYFGPFTPAISPLGLPAVTVGLAGLAGISTPPQTAPPLPGGAQSGPPSHQISPATTGVAVASVSTGATVAGSTPTAHAAAAPSGPSSAGPVAAQSFYAVLGPDGGGRTPTTNGKALAGAAADAVAPAARLPGDQARAASRRARTAQKRLRQYRYEFLDADGYPTTVDPPAAEPSAVSEHGANAYGFSREISKTIAGQPDRLTVGRETRFAETTTLPMLPRTWTDADPC, from the coding sequence ATGACCTTCCCGATCTGGTTCGCGCTTCCCCCCGAGGTGCATTCGACCCTGCTCTCCACCGGTCCGGGCCCCAGCGCACTGTTGGCGGCGGCAGCAGCATGGCGCGCCCTCGCCGCGCAATACACCGACATTTCGGACGAACTCACCCAGCTGCTCGCGGCCGTGCGGACCGGTTCCTGGGACGGGTCGACGGCCGAGCGATTTGTCGCGGCGCACCAACCGTTTCTCGATTGGCTGGCCCAGGCCGCCGCGGTAGCCAACGCGGCGGCCAACGCCCACGAATCCGCGGCCGCCGGATATACCTCGGCCTTGGCGGCCATGCCCACCCTCGCCGAGCTGGCCACCAACCACGCTGTGCACGGCGCATTGATGGCCACCAACTTCTTCGGGATCAACACCATCCCGATCGCGTTCAACGAATCCGACTACATGCGGATGTGGGTCCAGGCCGCCATCACCATGGCCGGCTATCAGGCTGTCAGCCAACACAGCGTGACGGCGACGCCCCGGACTTCGCCGTCACCCCAGATCATGACGGCCGACGCCGCCCCCGCCGCGACCAGCTCCATGCCCGACCCAGTGAAAATCATCCTCCAAGCGCTTCAGGGCTTCCTGAATTTCCTGCGCAACCTGGCAGCCGAGACGCTCTCGGGGCCGTTGGAAAAATTTGTTGTCCACGTTCTGGACTCATTCATCTCATTCGCATCCGGGTCGGTGTTCAAGTTCGTCGCATACGCGGTGCTAGACCCGATGATCTACTTCGGCCCTTTCACCCCGGCAATCAGTCCGCTCGGGCTACCGGCCGTGACTGTAGGGCTGGCCGGGCTTGCCGGCATCAGCACCCCACCACAAACGGCGCCACCCCTGCCCGGCGGTGCGCAGTCCGGACCGCCGAGCCATCAGATCTCACCCGCGACCACCGGCGTCGCCGTTGCCAGCGTTAGCACCGGCGCTACCGTTGCCGGGTCGACTCCCACTGCGCACGCGGCCGCCGCGCCATCGGGCCCCTCCTCCGCTGGACCCGTTGCCGCCCAGAGCTTTTACGCCGTCCTCGGCCCCGACGGCGGCGGGCGCACTCCGACGACAAACGGCAAAGCGCTTGCCGGTGCCGCCGCCGACGCCGTGGCACCGGCCGCCAGACTGCCCGGCGACCAGGCCCGAGCCGCCTCCCGCAGAGCCCGGACGGCACAAAAACGCCTACGCCAGTACCGCTATGAATTCCTTGACGCCGACGGATACCCGACCACGGTGGACCCACCAGCAGCGGAGCCAAGCGCCGTCAGCGAACACGGCGCGAATGCGTATGGATTTTCCCGAGAAATCTCCAAAACAATTGCTGGACAACCGGATAGGCTCACCGTGGGCAGGGAAACCAGATTCGCCGAAACCACAACGCTACCCATGCTGCCACGCACCTGGACCGATGCCGACCCCTGCTAG
- a CDS encoding homocysteine S-methyltransferase family protein: protein MLETIHRNYFESGADAVETNTFGCNLSNLGDYDIADEIRDLSEKGTARTTSSSAIEVPASPSATAPAPIWRIAPR, encoded by the coding sequence GTGCTGGAAACCATCCACCGGAACTATTTCGAGTCCGGTGCTGACGCGGTAGAGACCAACACCTTCGGCTGCAACCTGTCCAACCTCGGCGACTACGACATCGCCGACGAGATCAGGGACCTCTCGGAGAAAGGCACGGCGAGGACTACTTCAAGCTCGGCTATCGAGGTGCCCGCTTCGCCTTCGGCTACGGCACCTGCCCCGATCTGGAGGATCGCGCCAAGATGA
- a CDS encoding PAC2 family protein encodes MTPSDASRELPELHKTVVVAAFEGWNDAGDAASDAVGHLAAIWNATPIVEIDDEAYYDYQVNRPVIRQIDGVTRELEWPAMRISHCRPPDSDRDVVLMCGLEPNMRWRTFCAELLAIIEKLNVDTVVILGALLADTPHTRPVPVSGAAYSAESARVFGLEETRYEGPTGIAGVFQYACVAAGIPAVTFWAAVPHYVSHPPNPKATVALLRRVEDVLDIEVPLSSLPAQAEVWEQEITEMTSDDDELAEYVQTLEKHGDEAVEMNDALGKIDGDALAAEFERYLRRRRPGFGL; translated from the coding sequence ATGACCCCGTCCGATGCCAGCCGAGAGCTGCCCGAACTACACAAGACCGTGGTTGTGGCGGCGTTTGAGGGCTGGAACGACGCGGGCGACGCCGCCAGCGACGCGGTCGGACACCTTGCCGCCATCTGGAACGCGACTCCCATCGTGGAGATCGACGACGAGGCCTACTACGACTATCAGGTGAATCGGCCGGTCATCCGACAGATCGACGGGGTTACCCGGGAGCTGGAGTGGCCAGCGATGCGGATCTCGCACTGCCGCCCACCCGACAGTGACCGCGATGTCGTATTGATGTGCGGGTTGGAACCCAACATGCGCTGGCGCACATTTTGTGCGGAGCTGCTGGCGATCATCGAGAAACTCAACGTCGACACCGTCGTGATCCTCGGGGCCTTGCTGGCCGATACGCCGCATACCCGCCCGGTCCCGGTATCGGGCGCGGCCTACTCGGCCGAGTCGGCGCGGGTCTTCGGTCTGGAAGAAACGCGCTACGAGGGCCCCACCGGCATTGCGGGAGTGTTTCAGTACGCGTGTGTGGCGGCCGGGATCCCGGCGGTGACGTTCTGGGCGGCGGTGCCGCACTACGTATCGCACCCGCCGAACCCCAAGGCCACGGTGGCGCTGTTACGCCGCGTCGAGGACGTGCTCGACATCGAGGTACCGCTGTCGAGCCTGCCCGCCCAAGCCGAGGTGTGGGAGCAAGAGATCACCGAGATGACCTCTGATGACGACGAGCTGGCCGAGTACGTGCAGACGCTGGAGAAGCACGGCGATGAAGCGGTCGAAATGAACGACGCGCTGGGCAAGATCGACGGGGACGCACTGGCCGCCGAATTCGAGCGCTATCTGCGGCGCCGCCGGCCGGGTTTTGGACTCTAG
- a CDS encoding FAD-dependent monooxygenase translates to MRVAVCGAGIAGLALAERMSALGAEVVLVERSPGPPTQGAMIDLFGAGYEAADAIGILDAIRDVSYSIGDTGLVDELGRRRAGLPYGRIAKALEDRLCRITRTDLHKVLLDNLPTNVDLRFGTSVSEVTHGDDRAVVTLDDGARLDVDLLVGADGIHSTVRALAFGAEAQYLRYLGFHFAAFVFDASDMDDTAGDHVVITDTVDRQLGLYALRNGQTAVFAAYRAADPEPPPDARAALRDRFAGMGWLVPEVLERCPPSGDIYFGQVAQVEMPRWSTNRVVLVGDACSAVSPLTGPGASLALAGAYVLSEQLRRTSSVERALDFYERLWRPTVEQKQESARAASGWMLSPSSSQLSIRRAGLRFTWRPLINRFVETSLAGEPTAVIAMLRQGMSDSDSPIAPN, encoded by the coding sequence GTGAGGGTGGCTGTTTGCGGCGCCGGCATCGCGGGGCTGGCACTGGCGGAGCGGATGTCGGCGCTGGGTGCCGAGGTCGTGCTCGTGGAGCGCTCACCCGGTCCGCCGACTCAGGGCGCCATGATCGACCTGTTCGGAGCTGGATACGAGGCGGCCGATGCGATTGGCATCCTGGACGCGATTCGGGACGTCTCCTATTCCATCGGTGACACCGGCCTGGTCGATGAGCTGGGCCGACGTCGAGCCGGTCTGCCCTACGGGCGCATCGCCAAGGCACTCGAAGACAGGCTGTGCCGGATAACCCGAACCGATCTGCACAAGGTCCTGCTGGACAACCTTCCGACCAATGTCGACCTGCGGTTCGGTACCTCGGTGTCGGAGGTGACGCACGGCGACGATCGCGCGGTGGTGACCCTGGACGACGGTGCGCGCCTCGATGTCGATCTACTGGTCGGCGCCGACGGGATCCACTCCACGGTGCGGGCACTGGCGTTCGGCGCCGAAGCGCAATATCTGCGCTACCTGGGATTTCATTTCGCGGCCTTCGTCTTCGACGCCTCTGACATGGACGACACGGCCGGCGATCACGTCGTCATCACCGACACCGTCGACCGGCAACTGGGTCTCTACGCCCTGCGTAATGGCCAGACGGCGGTCTTTGCGGCCTATCGCGCTGCCGATCCCGAACCGCCTCCCGACGCCCGTGCGGCGCTACGGGACCGATTTGCGGGCATGGGCTGGCTGGTGCCCGAGGTGCTCGAGAGATGCCCGCCATCGGGGGACATCTACTTCGGGCAGGTTGCACAGGTCGAGATGCCGCGCTGGAGCACCAACCGTGTGGTCCTGGTCGGCGACGCGTGCTCGGCGGTGTCGCCGCTGACCGGGCCGGGTGCCTCGCTGGCGCTGGCCGGCGCATACGTGCTGTCCGAGCAGCTGCGCAGAACGTCATCGGTGGAGCGCGCGCTGGACTTCTACGAGCGGCTTTGGCGTCCGACGGTCGAGCAGAAGCAGGAAAGCGCGCGCGCGGCCTCCGGCTGGATGCTGTCGCCGTCGTCCTCACAGCTCTCGATTCGCCGCGCCGGGCTGCGCTTCACCTGGCGCCCGCTGATCAACCGATTCGTTGAGACATCCTTGGCCGGTGAGCCCACCGCCGTCATAGCCATGCTGCGCCAGGGGATGTCAGACTCCGACAGCCCGATTGCGCCCAACTAG
- a CDS encoding SDR family oxidoreductase — protein MTSVQDKVVFITGGARGIGAEVARRLHNMGAKLVLTDLSEAELATIAAELGGDDRVLTVVADVRDLPAMEAAANQAVEKFGGIDIVMANAGIASYGSVLQVDPEAFKRVLDVNVIGVFHTVRATLPAVIERRGYVLIVSSLAAYAASPGLAPYNASKAAVEIFANALRLEVADRGVSVGSAHMSWIDTALVRDTKGDLPAFAELLSRLPWPLNRTTSVNKCAAAFVKGIEGRKTRIYCPDWVGLFRWLKPVLSTSLGELPVRKATAELLPRLDAEVAALGRSTSAYNQGLEKP, from the coding sequence ATGACATCGGTGCAGGACAAAGTCGTCTTCATCACGGGCGGTGCTCGCGGCATTGGGGCAGAGGTCGCCCGTCGCCTCCACAACATGGGCGCCAAACTGGTGCTGACGGATCTGAGCGAGGCCGAGCTGGCGACGATTGCGGCCGAACTCGGCGGAGACGACCGAGTGCTCACCGTGGTTGCCGACGTACGCGATCTGCCCGCCATGGAGGCGGCCGCCAATCAGGCCGTCGAGAAATTCGGCGGCATCGACATCGTGATGGCCAACGCCGGCATCGCCAGCTACGGTTCGGTGCTGCAGGTGGATCCGGAGGCATTCAAGCGGGTGCTGGACGTCAACGTCATCGGTGTTTTTCACACCGTGCGTGCCACCTTGCCGGCGGTCATCGAACGCCGCGGCTACGTGCTGATCGTCTCTTCGCTGGCTGCCTACGCGGCATCTCCCGGGCTGGCGCCGTACAACGCGTCGAAGGCCGCGGTCGAGATCTTCGCCAACGCGCTTCGACTGGAAGTCGCAGACCGTGGCGTCAGCGTCGGGTCGGCGCACATGTCGTGGATCGACACCGCTTTGGTTCGTGACACCAAGGGCGACCTGCCCGCGTTTGCTGAGCTGCTGTCCAGGCTGCCCTGGCCGTTGAACAGGACCACCTCGGTGAACAAGTGCGCGGCCGCCTTCGTCAAGGGCATCGAAGGTCGCAAGACCCGTATCTACTGCCCGGATTGGGTGGGACTGTTCCGCTGGCTCAAACCTGTGCTCTCGACGTCGCTGGGTGAACTGCCCGTCCGCAAGGCCACAGCCGAGCTACTGCCCAGGCTGGACGCTGAGGTGGCGGCGCTCGGGCGCTCCACCAGTGCCTACAACCAGGGCTTGGAAAAGCCGTAG
- the mshC gene encoding cysteine--1-D-myo-inosityl 2-amino-2-deoxy-alpha-D-glucopyranoside ligase yields the protein MQSWSSAPVPIVPGRGPELRLYDTADRQVRPVAPGNTATMYVCGITPYDATHLGHAATYLAFDLIHRLWLDLGHEVRYVQNVTDVDDPLFERADRDGVDWRDLAAQEVALFREDMAALRVLSPHDYVGATEAVAEIIELVEKLLASGAAYVLDGEHPDVYYRSDATLQFGYESGYDRDTMLGLFEQRGGDPGRPGKNDALDALLWRAARPGEPSWPSPFGPGRPGWHIECAAIALSRVGSGLDVQGGGSDLIFPHHEFTAAHAECVTGERRFARHYVHAGMIGWDGHKMSKSRGNLVLVSGLRAEGVNPAAVRLGLLAGHYRADRFWSQQVLDEAVGRLQRWRAATTLPAGPDAAAVVARLRQYLADDLNTPKAIAALDGWATDALDYGGHDEVAPRLVASTIDALLGVDL from the coding sequence ATGCAATCTTGGTCGTCTGCACCGGTTCCCATCGTGCCGGGGCGTGGGCCGGAACTCCGGCTCTACGACACCGCTGACCGGCAAGTGCGTCCGGTGGCGCCGGGAAACACGGCCACCATGTACGTCTGCGGGATCACGCCCTATGACGCGACGCATCTGGGCCACGCCGCGACCTATCTGGCATTCGACTTGATCCATCGTCTGTGGCTGGATCTCGGCCATGAGGTGCGCTACGTGCAGAACGTCACCGACGTCGACGATCCGCTGTTCGAGCGAGCCGACCGTGACGGCGTCGACTGGCGTGACCTGGCCGCCCAGGAGGTAGCGCTGTTCCGCGAGGACATGGCGGCGCTGCGGGTCCTCTCGCCCCACGACTACGTCGGGGCTACCGAGGCGGTTGCCGAAATCATCGAGCTCGTCGAGAAACTGCTCGCTTCCGGCGCCGCCTACGTCCTGGACGGCGAACATCCCGACGTCTACTACCGCTCCGATGCCACACTGCAATTCGGCTACGAGTCCGGCTACGACCGCGACACCATGCTCGGCCTGTTCGAGCAGCGTGGCGGTGACCCGGGCAGACCAGGCAAGAACGATGCGCTCGACGCTCTGCTCTGGCGCGCGGCGAGACCCGGGGAGCCCAGTTGGCCGTCACCGTTCGGCCCCGGCCGGCCGGGCTGGCACATCGAATGCGCGGCCATCGCACTCAGCCGCGTGGGCAGCGGTCTGGACGTTCAGGGCGGCGGCAGCGACCTGATCTTCCCGCACCACGAATTCACCGCCGCGCACGCCGAATGCGTCACGGGCGAGCGGCGATTCGCGCGGCACTACGTACACGCCGGCATGATTGGCTGGGACGGACACAAGATGTCCAAGAGCCGCGGCAACCTGGTGCTGGTATCGGGGTTGCGTGCCGAGGGAGTCAACCCGGCGGCGGTCCGGCTGGGGCTGCTGGCCGGGCACTACCGGGCCGACCGGTTCTGGTCCCAGCAGGTGCTCGATGAGGCGGTCGGTCGGCTGCAGCGCTGGCGCGCCGCGACGACATTGCCGGCCGGTCCAGACGCGGCGGCGGTTGTGGCCCGGCTGCGCCAGTATCTGGCCGACGATCTGAACACCCCCAAAGCGATTGCGGCACTCGATGGTTGGGCCACCGATGCGCTCGACTACGGAGGCCATGACGAGGTAGCGCCAAGGTTGGTGGCCAGCACCATCGATGCGTTGCTGGGGGTAGACCTGTAG